In Rhizobium sp. N324, a single genomic region encodes these proteins:
- a CDS encoding SMc00767 family acetate metabolism repressor → MASISRVRERAEEQSTSMSEDQQTTIRMLANDLHRLNQSVMKAVEAGVSVELVRSARHHGGDGNWGDLLIPVVVTNRH, encoded by the coding sequence ATGGCATCCATTTCACGCGTCCGGGAACGGGCCGAAGAGCAGTCCACCAGCATGAGCGAGGATCAGCAGACGACGATCCGCATGCTCGCCAACGACCTGCATCGGCTGAACCAATCGGTCATGAAGGCGGTCGAGGCCGGCGTCTCGGTCGAGCTGGTGCGCTCGGCCCGCCATCACGGCGGCGACGGCAACTGGGGCGACCTGCTGATCCCCGTCGTCGTCACCAACCGGCATTGA
- a CDS encoding acetoacetate--CoA ligase: MQDNRPLWVPSADAVATSPIHAFMARCNADFGLSLSGFADLHAWSVAEREKFWSAVWDFCGVKGERGAEVLIDGDRMLEARFFPEATLNFAENLLSGRGEGDAIIFRGEDKAADRWSWDRLRALVSKLQQAFKAQGIGKGDRIAAMMPNMPETVAAMLAAASIGAIWSSCSPDFGEQGVLDRFGQIGPRQFIACDAYWYSGKLQDVGAKVATVAKSLGVPTIVIHYAGDAEAVARATPGASTLEAFVAPYQARDVEFTPLAFSHPLYILFSSGTTGVPKCIVHSAGGTLLQHLKEQRLHCGLQAGEKLFYFTTCGWMMWNWLVSGLASGATLCLFDGSPFAPDGNVLFDYAAAENFAIFGTSAKYIDAVRKSGLTPRASHDLSSLRLMTSTGSPLSPEGFSFVYEGIKEDVQLASISGGTDIVSCFVLGNPLQPVWRGEIQGAGLGLAVDVWNDDGKPVRGEKGELVCTKAFPSMPVMFWNDPDGAKYRAAYFDRFDNVWCHGDFAEWTEHGGLIIHGRSDATLNPGGVRIGTAEIYNQVEQMAEVAEALCIGQEWDDDVRVILFVRLAAGVTLSEDLIKAIKTRIRTGASPRHVPAKIIAVADIPRTKSGKIVELAVREVVHNRPVKNQEALANPEALQLFAGLEELKD, encoded by the coding sequence ATGCAGGATAACAGACCACTTTGGGTGCCCTCGGCGGACGCCGTTGCAACAAGCCCGATCCATGCCTTCATGGCGCGCTGCAACGCCGATTTCGGGCTTTCGCTTTCCGGTTTTGCGGATCTGCACGCCTGGTCGGTGGCCGAGCGGGAGAAGTTCTGGTCGGCCGTCTGGGATTTCTGCGGTGTGAAGGGAGAGCGCGGCGCTGAGGTGCTGATCGACGGCGACCGCATGCTGGAAGCCCGCTTCTTTCCCGAGGCGACGCTGAACTTCGCCGAGAACCTGCTCTCGGGGCGCGGCGAGGGCGACGCCATCATCTTCCGCGGCGAGGATAAGGCTGCGGACCGCTGGTCGTGGGACCGGCTGCGGGCGCTGGTCTCGAAGCTGCAGCAGGCCTTCAAGGCGCAGGGCATCGGTAAGGGCGACCGTATTGCCGCGATGATGCCGAACATGCCGGAGACCGTTGCCGCCATGCTGGCGGCCGCCTCGATCGGCGCCATCTGGTCGTCCTGCTCTCCCGATTTCGGCGAGCAGGGCGTGCTCGACCGCTTCGGCCAGATCGGCCCCAGGCAGTTCATCGCCTGCGATGCCTATTGGTATTCCGGCAAGCTGCAGGATGTCGGCGCCAAGGTCGCCACGGTCGCAAAGAGCCTGGGCGTGCCGACGATCGTCATCCACTATGCCGGCGATGCCGAGGCGGTCGCGCGCGCAACGCCCGGCGCTTCGACGCTGGAAGCCTTCGTCGCGCCCTATCAGGCAAGAGACGTCGAGTTCACGCCGCTCGCCTTTTCCCATCCGCTCTACATCCTGTTTTCTTCAGGCACGACGGGCGTGCCCAAATGCATCGTGCATTCGGCCGGCGGCACGTTGTTGCAGCATCTCAAGGAGCAGCGGCTGCATTGCGGTCTGCAGGCGGGCGAGAAGCTGTTCTACTTCACCACCTGCGGCTGGATGATGTGGAACTGGCTCGTCAGCGGCCTTGCCAGCGGCGCCACGCTCTGCCTGTTCGACGGATCGCCCTTTGCCCCGGACGGCAACGTGCTGTTCGATTATGCCGCGGCCGAGAATTTCGCGATCTTCGGCACCTCGGCCAAATATATCGATGCGGTGCGCAAGAGCGGGCTGACGCCGCGTGCAAGCCACGATCTTTCCAGCCTGCGGTTGATGACCTCCACCGGCTCGCCGCTGTCGCCCGAGGGCTTCAGCTTCGTCTATGAGGGCATCAAGGAAGACGTGCAGCTTGCCTCGATCTCCGGCGGCACCGATATCGTCTCCTGCTTCGTGCTCGGCAATCCGCTGCAGCCGGTCTGGCGCGGCGAGATCCAGGGAGCCGGTCTTGGCCTTGCGGTCGACGTCTGGAACGATGACGGCAAGCCGGTGCGCGGCGAGAAGGGGGAACTGGTCTGCACCAAGGCCTTTCCGTCGATGCCGGTGATGTTCTGGAACGATCCCGACGGCGCCAAATATCGCGCCGCCTATTTCGACCGCTTCGACAATGTCTGGTGCCACGGCGATTTTGCCGAATGGACCGAGCATGGCGGCCTGATCATCCACGGCCGTTCGGATGCGACGCTCAATCCCGGCGGCGTGCGCATCGGCACCGCCGAGATTTACAATCAGGTGGAGCAGATGGCGGAGGTGGCCGAGGCGCTGTGTATCGGCCAGGAGTGGGACGATGACGTGCGCGTCATCCTCTTCGTCCGGCTTGCCGCCGGCGTGACGCTGAGCGAGGATCTGATCAAGGCGATCAAGACGCGGATACGCACCGGCGCCTCGCCGCGGCATGTGCCGGCGAAGATCATCGCTGTTGCCGATATCCCCCGCACCAAATCCGGCAAGATCGTCGAGCTTGCGGTGCGCGAGGTCGTTCACAACAGGCCGGTGAAAAACCAGGAAGCCCTCGCCAATCCGGAGGCGTTGCAGCTCTTTGCCGGGTTGGAGGAACTTAAGGATTGA
- a CDS encoding AsmA family protein, which translates to MSTSRHRRWRRKIGPVSRWLPAFARLSTVFLLIALALFVALRVAAPYLITTGFVRSGIEDALSKWTGYHAEIKGSPVLEFWPTPRITLNQITIRQPRENGDRLLGSIDSLSADFSLIDALRGRTSFHEFHLVRPNLALTRDEKGLIDWSYAGLLARAISGVRYENGAEVLDPDLDAEIGAVTVEDGTFAVTDIKSAKTYRFDNVTADIAWPRLSGAISAVVIARINGEDLKVDFASRQPLLAFAGRNAETRTSLTSNLLTAHFQGIASIASLSALSGNITANIPDMPALLKWSGKSIPGIATLKSASLESDIMSSGNGLRFNNLSLSLNEASATGVMDLFTQPGKRPKIGGTLAFDQMNLKPFLDAFALRLAAGEAEESSPGISGPLRLLDVDVRLSARRAQMGLFELSDVGASMIVAGGEAKFDIGDSRFEGGEMTAHLEATQRDFDGGGKLQLSIRDADFAALAERLQLKGPLPLATGSLDLDLQSPKAIWTTGLADVTGRLHFWTREGTIPGIDAAALRTLAAEKPFFPLSTAAGGGFAFNQLNLQADFANGSAEMHDARIAGTAETLTLSGVITYQSNGLALSGSLESTDPAKAADLPLLPFFIGGSWPNPVISPVPLFGTTPHAQ; encoded by the coding sequence ATGAGCACGTCAAGACATCGCAGGTGGCGCAGGAAGATCGGACCCGTTTCGCGCTGGCTGCCGGCCTTCGCCCGCCTGTCGACGGTGTTCCTGCTGATCGCGCTGGCGCTTTTCGTGGCGCTCCGGGTCGCCGCGCCCTATCTGATCACGACCGGTTTCGTGCGTTCGGGCATCGAGGACGCCCTGTCGAAATGGACGGGCTACCATGCCGAGATCAAGGGCAGCCCGGTCCTCGAATTCTGGCCGACGCCGCGCATCACGCTGAACCAGATCACCATCCGCCAACCGCGCGAAAATGGCGACAGGCTGCTCGGCAGCATCGACAGCCTGTCGGCCGATTTCAGCCTCATCGACGCGCTGAGGGGCCGCACCAGCTTCCACGAATTCCACCTGGTGCGCCCCAACCTGGCGCTGACACGCGACGAGAAAGGGCTGATCGACTGGAGTTATGCCGGCCTGCTCGCCCGCGCGATCAGCGGCGTGCGCTATGAAAACGGCGCCGAGGTGCTCGATCCCGATCTCGATGCCGAGATCGGCGCGGTGACGGTCGAAGACGGCACGTTTGCGGTGACCGACATCAAGAGCGCCAAGACCTATCGTTTCGACAACGTCACCGCCGATATCGCCTGGCCGAGACTATCCGGCGCGATCTCGGCTGTTGTCATCGCCCGCATCAACGGCGAGGATCTGAAGGTCGATTTCGCCTCGCGCCAGCCGCTGCTTGCCTTTGCCGGCCGGAATGCCGAAACGCGGACGTCGCTCACATCGAACCTGCTGACGGCCCACTTTCAGGGAATTGCCAGCATCGCCAGCCTTTCGGCCCTTTCCGGCAATATCACCGCCAACATCCCCGATATGCCGGCACTTCTGAAATGGTCGGGCAAATCGATCCCCGGCATCGCAACGCTGAAGAGCGCCTCGCTGGAATCCGACATCATGTCGTCGGGCAACGGGCTGCGCTTCAACAATCTCAGCCTGTCGCTCAACGAAGCGAGCGCCACCGGCGTCATGGACCTTTTCACCCAACCCGGCAAACGGCCGAAGATCGGCGGCACACTTGCCTTCGACCAGATGAACCTCAAGCCGTTCCTCGACGCCTTCGCGCTCAGGCTCGCCGCCGGCGAGGCGGAGGAAAGCTCCCCCGGCATCAGCGGGCCGCTGCGGCTGCTCGATGTCGACGTCAGGCTTTCGGCCCGGCGCGCGCAGATGGGCCTCTTCGAGCTTTCCGATGTCGGCGCCAGCATGATCGTTGCCGGCGGCGAAGCGAAATTCGATATCGGCGACAGCCGGTTCGAAGGCGGCGAAATGACCGCGCATCTGGAAGCGACCCAGCGCGACTTCGACGGCGGCGGCAAGCTGCAGCTGTCGATCCGCGATGCCGACTTCGCAGCCCTTGCCGAACGCCTGCAGTTGAAGGGACCGCTGCCGCTGGCGACCGGATCGCTCGATCTCGACCTGCAGTCCCCGAAGGCGATCTGGACGACCGGTCTTGCCGACGTCACCGGCAGGCTGCACTTCTGGACGAGGGAAGGCACGATCCCCGGCATCGACGCTGCGGCGCTGAGGACGCTGGCAGCCGAAAAGCCGTTCTTTCCACTGAGTACTGCGGCAGGCGGCGGCTTCGCGTTCAACCAGTTGAACCTGCAGGCCGATTTCGCCAACGGCTCCGCCGAGATGCACGACGCCCGGATCGCCGGCACGGCCGAGACGCTGACGCTGTCTGGGGTCATCACCTATCAGTCGAACGGGCTGGCGCTGTCTGGATCGCTTGAGTCGACCGACCCGGCCAAGGCGGCGGATCTGCCGCTCCTGCCGTTCTTCATCGGCGGCTCATGGCCGAACCCGGTGATCTCGCCGGTGCCGCTCTTCGGCACCACCCCGCACGCGCAGTAA
- a CDS encoding ABC transporter permease gives MLKWTRFNIVSVTLGFAFLYLPIVLLVIFSFNESKLVTVWGGFSTKWYVSLLSNQGLLDAAWVTIRVGLLSATLATILGTMAALTLVRYTRFRGRMLFSGMIYAPLVMPDVITGLSLLLLFVAIGFDRGFWTIALAHTTLTMCFVAVVVQSRLLSFDHSIEEAAQDLGAPPVRTFFEITLPIIAPAVLSGWILAFTLSLDDLVIASFTSGPGATTLPMRIYSQVRLGVTPEINAVCTILIGIVAVGVICASLVTKRREIQRQRDERAAAASA, from the coding sequence ATGCTGAAATGGACCCGTTTCAACATCGTCTCCGTCACGCTCGGCTTTGCCTTCCTCTACCTGCCGATCGTGCTTCTGGTGATCTTCTCCTTCAACGAATCGAAGCTCGTCACCGTCTGGGGCGGCTTCTCCACCAAGTGGTATGTCTCGCTGCTGTCGAACCAGGGCCTGCTCGACGCCGCCTGGGTGACGATCCGTGTCGGACTGCTGTCGGCGACGCTCGCCACCATCCTCGGCACGATGGCGGCGCTGACGCTGGTGCGCTACACCCGCTTTCGCGGCCGCATGCTGTTTTCCGGCATGATCTACGCGCCGCTCGTCATGCCCGACGTCATCACCGGCCTGTCGCTGCTGCTGCTCTTCGTCGCGATCGGCTTCGACCGCGGCTTCTGGACGATCGCGCTGGCGCATACGACGCTGACCATGTGTTTCGTCGCCGTCGTCGTGCAGTCACGCCTGTTGAGTTTCGATCATTCGATCGAGGAAGCAGCGCAGGATCTCGGCGCGCCGCCGGTGCGCACCTTTTTCGAGATCACCCTGCCGATCATCGCGCCGGCCGTGCTCTCCGGCTGGATCCTGGCCTTCACCCTGTCGCTCGACGATCTGGTGATTGCGAGTTTCACCTCGGGTCCGGGCGCCACCACGCTGCCGATGCGGATCTACAGCCAGGTACGCCTCGGCGTGACGCCCGAGATCAACGCGGTCTGCACCATCCTGATCGGCATCGTCGCGGTCGGCGTCATCTGCGCTTCGCTCGTCACCAAGCGCCGGGAAATCCAGCGTCAGCGGGATGAGCGTGCGGCCGCCGCCAGCGCTTGA
- a CDS encoding ABC transporter permease subunit — MGKLTSGLYNRLVITIPYAWLLLFFLAPFFIVFRISLSTTAIAMPPYVPVFSLADGWAGLWSKIGELSFDNYSYLTEDALYFNAYVSSVVIAGISTFLTLLIAYPIAYGMAQAPRTIRPTLVMLVILPFWTSFLIRVYSWIAILKPEGLLNQLLQSLHIIDSPLIILNTTTAVYIGIVYSYLPFMVLPLYSALEKMDGTLIEAAQDLGCTPIRAFWRVTFPLSIPGVVAGCMLVFIPAVGEFVIPDLLGGSQTLMIGKTLWNEFNANRDWPVSSAVATILLMILVIPIVFFQNAQAKAEERGK, encoded by the coding sequence ATGGGCAAGCTCACCTCCGGCCTCTACAATCGGCTCGTCATCACCATCCCTTATGCTTGGCTGCTGCTCTTCTTCCTGGCGCCGTTCTTCATCGTCTTCCGCATTTCGCTGTCGACGACGGCGATCGCCATGCCGCCTTACGTGCCGGTCTTCTCGCTTGCCGACGGCTGGGCCGGGCTCTGGAGCAAGATCGGAGAGCTCTCCTTCGACAATTACAGCTACCTCACCGAGGACGCGCTCTATTTCAATGCCTATGTCTCGAGCGTGGTGATTGCCGGGATTTCCACCTTCCTGACGCTGCTGATCGCCTATCCGATCGCCTATGGCATGGCGCAGGCGCCGCGCACCATCCGCCCGACGCTCGTGATGCTGGTCATCCTGCCGTTCTGGACGAGCTTCCTGATCCGCGTCTATTCCTGGATCGCCATCCTGAAGCCGGAAGGGCTGCTCAACCAGCTTCTCCAGTCGCTGCACATCATCGACAGCCCGCTGATCATCCTCAACACCACGACCGCCGTCTATATCGGCATCGTCTATTCCTATCTGCCCTTCATGGTGCTGCCGCTCTATTCGGCGCTGGAAAAGATGGACGGGACGCTGATCGAGGCGGCGCAGGATCTCGGCTGCACGCCGATCCGGGCCTTCTGGCGCGTCACCTTTCCGCTGTCGATCCCCGGCGTGGTGGCCGGCTGCATGCTGGTCTTCATTCCCGCTGTCGGCGAATTCGTCATTCCCGATCTGCTCGGCGGTTCGCAGACGCTGATGATCGGCAAGACGCTCTGGAACGAATTCAACGCCAACCGCGACTGGCCGGTTTCCTCGGCGGTGGCGACGATCCTGCTGATGATCTTGGTGATCCCGATCGTCTTCTTCCAGAACGCCCAGGCCAAGGCCGAAGAGCGGGGGAAATAA
- a CDS encoding polyamine ABC transporter substrate-binding protein, translated as MRSIIPSVTAAAVAALLAAAPAFAQERVVNVYNWSDYIDDSILADFTKETGIKVVYDTFDSNETVETKLLAGGTGYDVVVPTADFLQRQIQAGVFQKLDKSKLPNLSNMWDVIQQRTAEYDPGNEHAVDYMWGTDGIGYNVKKVAEILGPDAKPGLEVIFDPKVAAKFKDCGIYVLDTPKDVITTAFRYLGLDPNSTKAEDFKKAEELLTAARPYVRKFHSSEYINALANGDICIAFGYSGDMLQARDRAAEAKNGVEVNYSVPPQGAQMWFDMMAIPADAPHVAEAHEFLNYMMKPEVIAKASDHTFYANGNKASQQFVSKDILGDPAVYPTEAVMKNLFTVKPWDPKTQRLGTRLWTKVVTGQ; from the coding sequence ATGAGGTCAATCATTCCAAGCGTGACGGCCGCCGCCGTTGCCGCACTCCTTGCCGCCGCGCCGGCCTTTGCCCAGGAGCGCGTCGTCAACGTCTACAACTGGTCGGATTATATCGACGACAGCATCCTTGCCGACTTCACCAAGGAAACCGGCATCAAGGTCGTCTACGACACCTTCGATTCCAACGAGACCGTGGAAACCAAGCTGCTTGCCGGCGGCACGGGTTATGACGTCGTCGTTCCGACAGCCGACTTCCTGCAGCGCCAGATCCAGGCCGGCGTCTTTCAGAAACTCGACAAGTCGAAACTGCCGAACCTGTCCAACATGTGGGATGTGATCCAGCAGCGCACCGCCGAATACGACCCGGGCAACGAACACGCGGTCGATTACATGTGGGGCACCGACGGCATCGGCTACAATGTCAAGAAGGTCGCCGAAATCCTCGGTCCCGATGCCAAGCCCGGCCTCGAAGTGATCTTCGACCCGAAGGTCGCCGCAAAATTCAAGGATTGCGGCATCTACGTGCTCGACACGCCGAAGGACGTCATCACCACGGCGTTTCGTTATCTCGGCCTCGACCCGAACTCCACAAAGGCTGAGGATTTCAAGAAGGCCGAAGAGCTGCTGACGGCCGCCCGCCCCTACGTCCGCAAGTTCCATTCGTCCGAATATATCAATGCGCTTGCCAACGGCGACATCTGCATCGCCTTCGGCTATTCCGGCGACATGCTGCAGGCGCGCGACCGCGCGGCCGAAGCCAAGAACGGCGTCGAGGTCAATTATTCGGTTCCCCCGCAGGGCGCCCAGATGTGGTTCGACATGATGGCCATCCCCGCCGATGCGCCCCACGTCGCCGAAGCCCACGAATTCCTCAACTACATGATGAAGCCTGAGGTCATCGCCAAGGCGAGCGACCACACCTTCTATGCCAACGGCAACAAGGCTTCGCAGCAGTTCGTCAGCAAGGACATTCTGGGAGACCCCGCAGTCTATCCGACCGAAGCGGTGATGAAGAACCTCTTCACGGTCAAGCCGTGGGATCCAAAAACGCAGCGTCTGGGGACGCGCCTCTGGACGAAGGTCGTCACCGGCCAGTAA
- a CDS encoding helix-turn-helix domain-containing protein, with amino-acid sequence MAERKIFAGPKLRRIRNALALTQTAMAEALEISPSYLNLIERNQRPLTVQLLLKLAAVYRVDLEELRGQTGGSLGQLKEVFADPLLSGELPGDQELVEVAEAAPNAASGMIKLYRAYREQAARLSDLTALMAAEGHAPVAAGRLPLDEVREALERRSAYFARIETAAETFAATLPGGLDLAAGLKDWLRAERGIAVRVLPVHVMPDLRRRFDRHSMRLFISERLSPADRAHEISIEAATLALLPAIDAELDDLALSSAEARRIARFELARIAALALAMPYEAFLSAAKATRYDIDILRARFGVSFGHAAARLTMLQRPGAAAIPFFLIEIDAAGHRLRRAGAQGFPQARFGGGCPKLNLHAAFLQPGQILAETVVMPDGASFLTVARTLEGPSVEFGERLRRTAILIGCDAALGETLVYGQATALEPVAIGPACRLCERRGCLSRAEPPVTRPLGLDEMVAGLSAFDFQ; translated from the coding sequence ATGGCGGAACGGAAGATATTCGCGGGCCCGAAACTGCGGCGCATCCGCAATGCGCTGGCGCTGACCCAGACCGCCATGGCCGAGGCGCTGGAGATCTCGCCGTCCTACCTGAATCTCATCGAACGCAACCAGCGGCCGCTGACGGTGCAGCTCCTCTTGAAGCTTGCCGCCGTCTACCGGGTCGATCTGGAGGAGTTACGCGGGCAGACCGGCGGCAGTCTCGGCCAGCTCAAGGAAGTCTTTGCCGATCCGCTGCTATCCGGCGAACTGCCCGGCGACCAGGAACTGGTCGAGGTGGCAGAAGCCGCGCCCAATGCCGCAAGCGGCATGATCAAGCTCTACCGCGCCTATCGTGAGCAAGCGGCACGGCTGTCCGATCTGACGGCGCTGATGGCCGCCGAGGGCCATGCGCCCGTCGCCGCGGGCCGCTTGCCGCTCGACGAAGTGCGCGAGGCGCTGGAACGCCGGTCTGCCTATTTCGCACGGATAGAGACGGCGGCGGAGACCTTTGCCGCGACACTTCCCGGCGGCCTCGATCTTGCCGCCGGGCTGAAGGACTGGCTGCGGGCCGAGCGCGGCATTGCGGTGCGGGTCCTGCCGGTGCACGTCATGCCGGATCTGCGCCGCCGCTTCGATCGCCACTCGATGCGGCTTTTCATCTCGGAGCGCCTGTCGCCAGCCGACCGCGCGCATGAGATATCAATCGAGGCGGCGACGCTCGCTCTGCTGCCGGCAATCGATGCCGAACTCGACGATCTCGCGCTCTCCTCCGCCGAGGCGCGCCGCATCGCCCGCTTCGAGCTTGCCCGCATCGCGGCTCTAGCGCTCGCCATGCCCTATGAGGCCTTCCTGTCGGCGGCGAAGGCGACGCGCTACGATATCGATATTCTCAGGGCGCGCTTCGGCGTCTCCTTCGGCCATGCCGCCGCGCGCCTGACGATGCTGCAGCGCCCGGGTGCCGCCGCCATTCCCTTTTTCCTGATCGAGATCGATGCCGCGGGCCACCGGCTGCGCCGGGCAGGCGCCCAGGGTTTTCCGCAGGCCCGCTTCGGCGGCGGCTGTCCGAAGCTAAATCTCCACGCCGCCTTCCTGCAGCCGGGCCAGATCCTCGCCGAAACGGTCGTCATGCCGGATGGAGCTTCCTTCCTGACGGTCGCCCGCACTCTGGAGGGGCCAAGCGTCGAATTCGGCGAAAGGCTGAGGCGCACCGCGATCCTGATCGGCTGCGACGCAGCCCTTGGCGAGACGCTGGTCTACGGCCAGGCGACGGCGCTCGAGCCGGTCGCGATCGGTCCTGCCTGTCGCCTCTGCGAGCGGCGCGGCTGCCTTTCCCGCGCCGAGCCGCCGGTAACGCGGCCGCTCGGGCTCGACGAGATGGTGGCGGGGCTCAGCGCCTTCGATTTCCAGTGA
- a CDS encoding ABC transporter ATP-binding protein, producing MKSLGNIRRAFAPWTDPSAKPFIAFKNVTKRFGDFTAVDDLSLNIYHREFFALLGASGCGKSTLLRMLAGFEQPTAGEIVLDGTDMAGTPPYKRPVNMMFQSYALFPHMTVEKNIAFGLKQDGMAKDEMTERVAQMLKLVKLEQFASRKPNQLSGGQRQRVALARSLAKRPKVLLLDEPLGALDKKLREETQFELMDLQQSLGLTFVVVTHDQEEAMTMADRIAVMSHGKVVQVATPAEIYEAPNSRFVADFIGDVNIFDGKVASSGNATVEISVDSGFSVRVASSETPPAGSPVGFAIRPEKMRVTRQAPANASVNAASGELWDIAYLGDMTVFHVKLQSGKIVKASSLNAQRSVDDPFTYDQDVWISFDENAGVLLKD from the coding sequence ATGAAGTCTCTCGGCAATATCCGCCGCGCTTTCGCGCCCTGGACCGATCCCTCTGCAAAACCCTTCATTGCCTTCAAGAATGTCACCAAGCGCTTCGGCGATTTTACCGCCGTCGACGATCTGTCGCTGAATATCTATCACCGCGAGTTCTTCGCGCTGCTCGGCGCTTCGGGTTGCGGCAAGTCCACGCTCCTGCGCATGCTTGCCGGCTTCGAGCAGCCGACCGCCGGCGAGATCGTGCTCGACGGCACCGACATGGCCGGCACGCCGCCCTACAAGCGGCCGGTCAATATGATGTTCCAGTCCTATGCGCTTTTCCCGCATATGACGGTGGAAAAGAATATCGCCTTCGGCCTGAAGCAGGACGGCATGGCCAAGGACGAGATGACCGAGCGCGTCGCCCAGATGCTGAAGCTCGTCAAGCTCGAGCAGTTCGCCTCGCGCAAGCCGAACCAGCTTTCCGGCGGCCAGCGCCAGCGCGTGGCGCTGGCCCGCTCGCTCGCCAAGCGCCCGAAGGTGCTGCTGCTCGACGAACCGCTCGGCGCGCTCGACAAGAAGCTGCGCGAGGAAACCCAGTTCGAATTGATGGATCTGCAGCAGAGCCTCGGCCTCACCTTCGTCGTCGTCACCCACGACCAGGAAGAGGCGATGACCATGGCCGACCGTATCGCCGTCATGAGCCACGGCAAGGTCGTGCAGGTGGCCACACCGGCGGAGATCTACGAGGCGCCGAATTCCCGCTTCGTTGCGGATTTCATCGGCGACGTCAACATCTTCGACGGCAAGGTCGCCTCATCGGGCAACGCTACCGTCGAGATATCAGTCGACAGCGGCTTCAGCGTGCGCGTCGCCTCTTCCGAGACGCCGCCGGCCGGCAGTCCCGTCGGCTTCGCCATCCGGCCGGAAAAGATGCGGGTCACCCGCCAGGCGCCGGCCAACGCCTCGGTCAACGCCGCCAGCGGCGAACTCTGGGACATCGCTTATCTCGGCGACATGACCGTCTTCCATGTGAAATTGCAGAGTGGCAAGATCGTCAAGGCCTCGTCCCTCAATGCGCAGCGCTCCGTCGACGATCCCTTCACCTACGACCAGGACGTCTGGATCTCGTTCGACGAGAATGCCGGCGTTCTGCTGAAGGATTGA
- the aceA gene encoding isocitrate lyase codes for MTDFYKLVPNAPTDRFDGIDRPYSADDVRRLRGSVALTHTLAEMGADRLWRLLRQEDFVNALGALSGNQAMQMVRAGLKAIYLSGWQVAADANTASAMYPDQSLYPANAGPELAKRINRTLQRADQIETSEGQGLSVDTWFAPIVADAEAGFGGPLNAFEIMKAYIEAGAAGVHFEDQLASEKKCGHLGGKVLIPTAAHIRNLDAARLAADVMGVATLVIARTDAEAAKLLTSDIDERDQPFVDYDAGRTVEGFYQVRNGIEPCIARAVAYAPHCDLIWCETSKPDLDQARRFAEGVHRVYPGKLLAYNCSPSFNWKKNLDEATIAKFQRELGAMGYKFQFITLAGFHQLNYGMYELARGYKQRQMSAYSELQQAEFDAEVNGYTATKHQREVGTGYFDAVSLAITGGRSSTTAMHDSTEHAQFKPAAE; via the coding sequence ATGACGGATTTTTACAAGCTCGTTCCCAATGCACCGACTGATCGGTTCGACGGCATCGACAGGCCCTACTCGGCCGATGACGTGCGGCGGCTCAGGGGCTCGGTGGCGCTCACCCATACGCTGGCCGAAATGGGGGCGGACCGGTTGTGGCGGCTGCTGCGCCAGGAAGATTTCGTCAATGCGCTCGGCGCGCTTTCCGGCAACCAGGCCATGCAAATGGTGCGCGCCGGGCTGAAAGCGATCTATCTCTCCGGCTGGCAGGTGGCGGCCGACGCCAATACGGCGTCGGCGATGTATCCCGATCAGTCGCTCTACCCCGCCAATGCCGGGCCGGAGCTTGCCAAACGCATCAACCGCACGCTGCAGCGCGCCGACCAGATCGAGACCTCGGAGGGCCAGGGGCTTTCCGTCGACACCTGGTTCGCGCCGATCGTCGCCGATGCGGAAGCCGGCTTCGGCGGGCCGCTCAACGCCTTCGAGATCATGAAGGCCTATATCGAGGCGGGTGCGGCCGGCGTGCATTTCGAGGACCAGCTCGCCTCGGAGAAGAAATGCGGCCATCTCGGCGGCAAGGTATTGATCCCGACGGCCGCCCATATCCGCAATCTCGATGCCGCCCGGCTTGCCGCCGACGTCATGGGGGTCGCGACGCTCGTCATCGCCCGCACCGATGCGGAAGCGGCGAAACTGCTGACCTCCGATATCGACGAGCGCGACCAGCCCTTTGTCGATTACGATGCCGGGCGCACGGTCGAGGGCTTCTATCAGGTCAGGAACGGTATCGAGCCCTGCATCGCCCGGGCCGTGGCCTATGCGCCGCATTGCGACCTGATCTGGTGCGAGACCTCCAAGCCCGATCTCGATCAGGCGCGGCGCTTTGCCGAAGGCGTGCACAGGGTCTACCCCGGCAAGCTGCTCGCCTATAATTGCTCGCCGTCCTTCAACTGGAAGAAGAACCTCGACGAGGCGACGATCGCCAAGTTCCAGCGGGAGCTCGGCGCGATGGGCTACAAGTTCCAGTTCATCACGCTCGCCGGCTTCCACCAGCTGAACTACGGCATGTACGAGCTGGCGCGCGGCTACAAGCAGCGGCAGATGTCGGCCTATTCCGAACTGCAGCAGGCGGAATTCGACGCCGAGGTCAACGGCTATACCGCCACCAAACATCAGCGCGAGGTCGGCACCGGCTATTTCGACGCCGTGTCGCTCGCCATCACCGGCGGCCGCTCGTCGACCACGGCGATGCACGATTCAACCGAACACGCACAGTTCAAACCGGCTGCGGAATAA